In Paenibacillus kyungheensis, the following are encoded in one genomic region:
- a CDS encoding tubulin-like doman-containing protein gives MKPIVREHIQQLDVSLGGGIVSDKIRVDTIDNPILIIGLGGTGIDALLRLKYQINRRFKLPEDPMTKKKQDKPDNVEFLAFETNEQDRNKKYKGIGLDPINEFVLLSNAEIGGLLQNRSLLEPYITEWLSPELGITDGMNGAAGVRQAGRLLLFTKINQVVQSIDKKIKTLSVGTNKKLMVFLLTGLSGGTGSGCFLDISYIVRGIVERDYGAAGVDRLNMLGYLFTPDVNLSNKSLSEHTREYIRKNGYAALKELDYWMNVDSRGERFKQQYGSILNVNSPLAPFNLCHLISATNTEGKLLENAYDYCMNVTAENITNFMASEEKASGEEFAIHDYISNIRTNIAQMNRAYPANYEYNIIGASSAVLPIEEMTTYLAYRLFQKMDKMFDQAPDQEAVENFARKLGVDVETMTKTFESRVPEPLPGFENSERLSFNNVVKMQAVNMDTELEQTFLIRAREEYIKAKQQLPGEIVGQFSDQIRRMFLHPEQGPFYVSRLLYSEKGFSLLKMLLSYIETLRESQTRIPRDIESAADYANERLGDAKSAFVSKDKKKNVYIEAKIDEYWLRADVERTQQMIEFYEDLYEMLNRENNRIYGVFTEVLNALSSIFEKNGELLTNANEQEDHRGNKTYYWNLVSVPDISKAVSDIMDSKDGDDLIRDFSAQLLEHSDQWVKEQEVDIVRSISDFLSDKFGDLITRSMEDFLVMKYGQDEPIEKFVERTIASKLDDEAVPVFHLSNSAGNLHFPSWGFVSVPVQAPSILRGIRNFQNNALGKSHFTIKESKVKNRIFWLNTRNGVPLFVYTPLKVYEENYERTILDREGIGRHLVQTEKENWTYLPSPIPEQSWGETYTNARVQSYNARVRADYARAKQLGIIVEKDADQNTSSRFAVHFTQPFDLVPTLASYDMRLDAPRPNLGEVKRALAELRRLMAEGLPHESTKDIFGSFNEDLARENLIRSPKMIERVRAELAKYESIQAKIVELEGMLSRYEGEEKLTDQFLQALYTDTITKKGALYVYDRDPEEEAWDAFANLMKSRNFVEFEVFEHFRNLDQKNRATLMRKADRRDNEITSSEDIAPLLNKLDELYEAYLEARDRLEYERVELANGDEAYQFYKQMVTKLSDIRRKLK, from the coding sequence ATGAAACCAATCGTTAGAGAACACATTCAACAACTGGACGTATCACTTGGCGGTGGTATTGTCAGTGATAAAATACGCGTCGATACGATCGACAACCCTATTTTGATTATCGGACTTGGGGGTACAGGTATTGATGCACTATTGCGTCTGAAATACCAGATCAACCGTCGCTTCAAGCTTCCAGAAGATCCAATGACTAAGAAAAAACAAGACAAACCAGATAATGTTGAATTTCTTGCTTTTGAAACGAACGAACAAGATCGTAACAAAAAATATAAAGGTATCGGGCTTGATCCAATTAACGAATTTGTATTGCTGTCCAATGCAGAGATCGGTGGATTGCTACAAAACCGTAGCCTGCTAGAACCTTATATCACCGAATGGTTATCTCCTGAACTAGGGATCACTGATGGTATGAACGGTGCGGCTGGTGTACGCCAAGCAGGACGATTGCTGTTATTTACTAAAATTAATCAGGTCGTACAAAGTATAGATAAAAAGATCAAAACGCTGTCTGTCGGTACCAATAAAAAATTAATGGTCTTTCTACTAACAGGGCTATCGGGTGGTACAGGTAGTGGTTGTTTCTTAGATATTTCGTATATTGTACGTGGTATTGTAGAACGCGATTATGGCGCAGCAGGGGTAGACCGTCTGAATATGCTTGGTTACCTGTTTACACCAGACGTCAACTTATCCAATAAAAGTTTAAGTGAACATACACGCGAATATATTCGCAAAAATGGTTATGCGGCTCTGAAAGAACTGGATTACTGGATGAATGTCGATAGCCGTGGTGAACGTTTCAAACAGCAATACGGTAGCATACTCAATGTAAACTCGCCACTTGCACCATTTAATCTATGTCATTTGATCTCAGCAACCAATACCGAAGGTAAATTGCTTGAAAATGCATATGATTACTGTATGAATGTAACGGCTGAAAATATTACGAACTTTATGGCAAGTGAAGAAAAAGCGTCTGGTGAAGAATTTGCGATCCATGACTATATCAGTAATATTCGTACCAATATTGCACAGATGAATCGTGCATATCCTGCGAATTATGAATACAACATTATCGGTGCTTCTTCTGCGGTATTGCCGATCGAAGAAATGACCACATATCTAGCGTATCGTCTATTCCAAAAGATGGACAAAATGTTCGATCAAGCGCCAGACCAAGAAGCTGTTGAGAACTTTGCCCGCAAATTAGGGGTAGATGTCGAGACCATGACCAAAACATTCGAATCTCGTGTACCTGAACCATTGCCTGGATTTGAAAATAGTGAACGTCTAAGCTTCAATAATGTAGTTAAAATGCAAGCTGTTAATATGGATACCGAACTTGAGCAGACATTCCTGATTCGTGCTCGTGAAGAATACATCAAAGCGAAGCAACAATTGCCGGGCGAGATTGTCGGACAATTTTCAGATCAGATTCGCCGTATGTTCTTACATCCAGAACAAGGCCCATTCTATGTGTCACGTCTGCTGTACTCGGAAAAAGGATTCTCACTACTGAAAATGCTTCTTTCGTATATCGAGACATTGCGTGAAAGTCAGACACGTATTCCACGCGATATCGAATCAGCAGCTGATTATGCGAATGAACGTCTGGGTGATGCGAAAAGTGCGTTCGTTTCTAAAGACAAAAAGAAAAATGTATACATTGAAGCTAAAATCGACGAGTACTGGTTGCGTGCAGATGTAGAACGTACACAACAAATGATCGAATTTTATGAAGATTTATATGAAATGTTAAATCGTGAAAATAACCGTATCTATGGAGTATTTACCGAAGTACTAAATGCATTAAGCTCTATTTTCGAGAAAAATGGTGAGTTGTTGACCAATGCGAATGAGCAAGAAGATCATCGTGGGAACAAAACGTATTATTGGAATCTAGTGAGCGTACCGGATATTTCCAAAGCGGTGAGCGATATTATGGATAGCAAAGATGGCGATGATCTGATTCGTGATTTCTCTGCACAATTGCTAGAACATTCCGATCAATGGGTGAAAGAGCAAGAAGTCGATATTGTACGCTCGATCTCTGATTTCTTGAGCGACAAGTTCGGTGATCTGATCACACGTTCAATGGAAGATTTCTTGGTGATGAAATACGGTCAAGACGAGCCGATTGAGAAATTCGTAGAGCGCACGATTGCTAGTAAATTGGATGATGAAGCTGTACCTGTGTTCCATTTGAGCAATAGTGCAGGTAATCTGCATTTCCCTTCATGGGGATTTGTGTCTGTTCCTGTTCAAGCGCCTAGCATTTTGCGTGGTATTCGTAACTTCCAGAACAATGCACTGGGTAAATCACACTTTACGATTAAAGAAAGTAAAGTTAAAAACCGTATTTTCTGGTTGAACACTCGTAATGGTGTGCCATTGTTCGTCTATACACCGCTGAAAGTATATGAAGAGAACTATGAGCGTACGATCCTGGATCGTGAAGGTATTGGTCGCCATTTGGTACAGACCGAGAAAGAAAACTGGACATACTTGCCTTCACCTATTCCTGAGCAATCATGGGGTGAAACGTACACCAATGCTCGTGTACAAAGCTACAATGCTCGTGTGCGTGCAGACTATGCGCGTGCAAAACAACTAGGCATTATTGTTGAAAAAGATGCAGACCAAAATACAAGCAGTCGTTTTGCGGTTCATTTTACACAGCCATTCGATCTGGTTCCTACGCTTGCTAGCTATGATATGCGTCTGGATGCACCTCGTCCGAATCTAGGTGAAGTGAAACGTGCACTAGCAGAACTTAGACGTCTTATGGCAGAAGGCTTGCCACATGAATCGACGAAAGATATCTTCGGTAGCTTTAACGAAGATCTAGCACGTGAGAACTTGATTCGTTCACCAAAAATGATCGAACGTGTACGTGCAGAACTAGCGAAATATGAAAGTATTCAAGCCAAAATTGTAGAACTAGAAGGTATGTTAAGTCGTTATGAAGGCGAAGAAAAACTAACCGATCAGTTCTTACAAGCATTGTATACCGATACGATTACTAAAAAAGGTGCATTGTACGTCTATGATCGTGATCCTGAAGAAGAAGCTTGGGATGCTTTTGCAAATCTGATGAAGAGCCGTAATTTTGTGGAATTTGAAGTATTTGAACATTTCCGCAATCTAGATCAGAAAAATCGTGCAACATTGATGCGCAAAGCAGATCGTCGTGACAATGAAATTACTTCGTCTGAAGATATTGCACCGCTTTTGAATAAATTAGATGAATTGTACGAAGCGTATCTGGAAGCAAGAGATCGTCTAGAATACGAACGTGTCGAATTGGCTAATGGAGATGAAGCTTACCAGTTCTACAAACAAATGGTTACTAAATTAAGCGATATTCGCCGGAAGTTGAAATAA